The sequence TGTATGATTATTACAAAGCTGAGCAGCGACGGGGTAAGGTGATCGCGAGTGATGTCGAACTCGATGAATCGGTGCAACCCTCCGAGGGGTCGGATCTGGAAACGATCATTGAGAAAGAGTGGGAACTGTACATGACAAACTTTGCGCTCGAGCGGATGCGCGGGATTTTTTCAGCAACTGCGGTGCAGGTGTTTGAGTTGAGTCTGACAGGAAAGGCGGCCAAGGAGATTGCAGGGCAGCTTAAGATTACTGTTGATTCGGTCTATACCCTTAAAAACAGGGTAAAAGCGCGTTTTATCAAAGAGATCGGAGCGATCATGCGAGAGGTGGAGTTTTAGGCTGCGGAGCAGCCGATTTTTGATTGATGATTGCCGAATGCCGATTTTCGGGTCTGCGACGCTTTTGAATAAAAGAGGCCAACGCCGACTGAGTTCCACCAATCGGCAATCAGAAATGCGTCATCGAAGCGATTGAGGATGGCTCACTAAGCAACGCAAAAAGGATAGAAGTTAAAATGCAAGAAACTAAAACCCTTCCAATCAACCCCCTGGTGCAGGACTTTTATCGCATGGCCGAGGAGTATGACGGCATCGATACGGAGGATATTAACCCTTCGTTGACCGATCTCTCGCAGGTGACGCAGCGCTACCAATCGCCGGAGGTACTTGCTGAAGGGGGAATGAAGCGGATTTATAAGGTTTATGATGCGCGCGCAAAGCGCGATCTTGCGCTGGCGATGCTGCGTGAAGATGCGCTGGAAGATCTGTGTGATCCATTTATTCACGAGGCCTGGCTGACAGCACGGCTGGATCATCCCAATATTATCACCATTCATGATGTCGGGGTGAAGGAGGGAAAAAACCCCTATTTTACCATGGACTTGAAACAGGGGTTGACGCTGCGGGAACTGATCGAAAAACTGCATGCCGGCGATCGAAAAATATTGGCTCAATATCCTTTGGAAGCGTTGCTTCAGATATTCCTGAAGATTTGTGATGCGGTTTCGTATGCCCATTCCGTTCATGTGATACATCTT is a genomic window of Pontiella desulfatans containing:
- a CDS encoding RNA polymerase sigma factor, whose amino-acid sequence is MSEEWNTRQSLLIRAKDPTDEEAWADFVKYYERFIYHLLHRMNIHAADFDDMVQVILVKLWKNLQKYEKHEAKFRTWLALVVRNAVYDYYKAEQRRGKVIASDVELDESVQPSEGSDLETIIEKEWELYMTNFALERMRGIFSATAVQVFELSLTGKAAKEIAGQLKITVDSVYTLKNRVKARFIKEIGAIMREVEF